AGAGGTCCTTGAGCCACTATGTTGGAAAACCAACATTCGGCGTTGTACAGGTAAACATGCAGCAATTAACACTCATTGGCACCTTGGCATCCTATTGGTTGACTGATATTTTCTGTTCCTTTTGTGAGTCAAATTCCCCCAAACAGAAAACCTCTGTTCCATAAGTGCTGACATTGACGTACATTTCAGAATCACAAAACCATGCTTTACTTTTTCGTCTTCGCACTCAATAGACCATGAAGCCAATTCGGCGGTGCTAGCAGGGTTGAGTGCTCTATATTACAAATGTGCTGTTCTCGAGCACTTGTCATGTCATTTGCTGCATGTTGTCACTGCACTTAATCTAAGACAAGTAcctttgatatatatatatatatttttttttgtttaaacaCACCGCATGACAACGAGACACAAAAGGTAGTCTATAGTGTACCGATCCGCATGACGACAATTTCAATTTCAAATAGAAGTTACAACAGTAATAATCCTTTTGAAGGGATTCATGTCGAGTTCCATTGACCAGTTCAATGTGTTCCGAGTTTGATGCAATGCATTACACAAAAGAGTGACCACTTTCCCCTTGCATGACATTGCCTCTGTACCTTTTTCAGACTGCATGACATCGAAACAAAATTCCTATGCAGGCCTAGCCCTCATACATGTATGATTTGTGTAAACACATCTCTACTCACAGGGAAAGGTAAATAGGGTGGCAAGTACACAATGACAACCCTttaaaaaggttaaaaaaaaaaaaaaaaaaaaaaaagggtttTACATtttggttaaaaaataaaaacaactaAAATATCTGATTTGTGCTGAAGTCATTAGCTCACATGGAAAGGACTTTCTATAACTCGGCAATAATTCCATTTGAAAATTGCAAACACTTTTTATAATAGCTTTAACGTGTACAAAAGTTATTGGTTAATAAGGGAAATAAACACTCAGTTCTTTATCATCTGTCATCAAGTAGGAAACACGGTTCATATATAATGTTATTACTTTGTTTAGCAGCCGCTTACTGTATTAATGGTGGGTAAAAGTGGGTAACATCCAGCGATGGGTGACAACATGTCATAACTGTCAGTTTGTGTAGGTTTCTTTTTTGTGGGTGGTGCTCCCTTGGAGTTAAACAATTACAGTTAAATCTTTAGATCTCTTTCTTTTTACAGTAAAGTTTATTATAATTTCTCTTTTTGTTATTTTGACGactttttttttgtgtgcatgTTTTTGCGCTATATCAATCCTCGTCCGCATCATCAGCATGCGTCTCCTCTTGCTGTTGCATCTCACATGCCCTTTTCTCCCGCTGTTTCTCTTGGATCTTCTTCATCTCCTCCGCGTATTTACAGAACGTATTCCCAAACTTGGACCACACTTTGTAGGGCACCGTGATAGAGTTGCGGTATGTTGGCTTCACCTCACTTACCCTCATGAACACTCCGTATTTATTGGAGCCCACGTCGAAGAAAAAGCGTTTGTTGTCCACTGTCAAGGAGGTCCCTTCGGGCAACTCCGCAGGTTCGTCATCTACTCCGTAGTCGTCAATGAGTTTAGCCAAAGCGTCACGAAACTCAATAAGTCCCTGGGCAGGAAGAGCAATCGTCTGGCCTTGCGTGGATCCCAAACCGGGCCCCCGGTTCACGGTCTGTCGAATCCTCAGAAACCGGCCTCTCTGGTTCTCTTTCAGATCCATGTAGTACTTCCGATTCTCCCGAACCAAGAATTCGCTTTTAAGTGCTCGCCTCGGCTCATCCTGTGCGATGTCCGGATTGCTAGGACCTAATTGGGCATAATGTTCGATGAAGTCCCCTAAGTAGTCACGGAACTCTACTGCCACTGACATGGAGAGAGTGAGGCGGCTCTTGTTTCCCCCGGCCCCGACTTCGGCTATCTTCAAGAAGCGGCCTTTTGCGTTCTGCTTCACGTCCAGGTAAAAACGTTTGTTTTGAATGTCAACCCGTTTCGACGCCAGCTCTTGCGTCTCGTGCTGCAGCCCGGAAGCCGAGCCCGCCCCTCCTGTCACTGGGTGCATGGAACCGACGCCCGGGCCCGTGGCTGCTCCTCCCTGCTCACTTCCACTGTCTCTGTCCGCCAtgatgctgcctgcctgccttctccctctgtctactGCAACcccacagtcagccagccacgccACCACTCTCGCGAGATCTACACAGAGGGAAATACAAGAAGAATATCTACCTAGACGGCCTCAAAGTGGAAATTCTATATTATCCTTTAGGCCTAAATACAATCGTGGCGCATTAATACAGGAATAGCCTATTTTCATCCACGGTTTAAATGCTCAGGCTATTCTGTGTAATGCAAGCTTACCACTTCAAAACTGAAATCGAAGTTATTATTTTGACTTATAAAATTGGATGAAGTGCAATCCAGAAGTGCAGTAAAAGGTCGTACTTTACTTGAATCGTCTGCGTAAAACATTACCGCGTAAAACCGTATGCGTAAAAATGGCTTACCTTTGCCAatggaaaaaaaaacatttagctcTATTATTCCTCAATAAGGGGTTATTACTGGGTTTATGGCACTGTTTGGTATTGTCTGTTATGTTTGCGAATGTGTTGTGTGTATATGCCTGGCTATGTTTTTATGATGAAATGGGAAAATATGGTGTCAAAGCAGTGGGGGAAAAGGGGTGAAATAAAAACTAAGAACTCTGCTTCCCACAAGCCACACGTAGAATGATGACAGCTTATGGTGGCTTCAATCCAGAGGCTCACATTTGAGGCAACATTTTACATTAGGCTACATGCGTTAGGTTTGCCCGTGCGGCGTGCAAATACCCTGCACCATCTATTATACTTAGCTATTGGGTTTCACACCAATTATATTTCACGTCTTGTTAGTCTATCCAATGTAGGCCTACTAATTGACCTTCGCTGTTACCATCCGAGAGCCTCGATTCGGAAACCTTTGCCGCTTCTCTATTTCAAGTATTGTGAGAGAAACCCCTATTTggcaacaaaatacaaaaacattgTCTGCACAGGTCGCTAATGGCCTAAAAGAAAGACCACAAATCCTACCGCTGCTAGGTTTAATAAAACGGTCTGCTGATTTAAGTGTCTCGGTTTggcttatttattttcctttgtaTGTACAGTTGTCCTTACCAACCTTTCCTGTTTCGACCTTGGGATGATATGATTCAATTTAAGCCTAGACAGACACGCAGTCATGGTGATAGGGTGAGTCTTTCTTTCATACTCCTGTCTATGTAGTCTACTTAGAGAACCGTTACCATTCGTTTTCGTTAGGCCTACCAAATAGAGAGCAGGTCTACCAAATAGAGTATTTGTTAGGCCTACTAGAATATGGGCTACATGTCATGATTGTGCACTTATGCGATACATACTCGATTCTTAGGCCTAGGCCTACATTGATCtgatgtttttttttggggggggggggtaaattaAAGCCAATTCTCTTGATTGAATACGAAAATAGTAGGTCTGATCTCACGAGCTCCAAACTGCACAAATCACTTCGTTCATTTTGTTTATATTTTAATTCAACTTAACATGTCAAATTTACATATTTAAATATGATAATTGACATTACAACATTTTTTTTATGGAAGTACTTAAACTGGTAGACAAAAACTAGATatgtaggcctatagcctattAATTAGCTTATTATTATCCTCGTCGTAAAATTAAATCCATCCGTCCAAATGAACAGCCTTCAGAATTGTGTTTTTCGGATGTTATCCAAATAACGCATCTTATTTACAGGCAAATTGTCTTCTAACTTTTGGGAATTAAAAAAATGTGCAATTATATCTAGTCCATCATTAGCCTATGTAAAATAGCATGTTTTTTAAACAAAAGTAACAATATGTCGTGTGTAATCGAATAAAAATGTTTAATCCTACATAATTATGTTTGCTGAATAATGTTATTTTCTACTATATTTCAACTGTAAATGTACGTTCCTTTTTAATGGATGCATCATTGGTGAAAAAATAGCTATTGCCATTGTCAGCGTGTAAGGGAAGTGTTAAACTGTGTATTTGTCCCTCCCCCCAAAATGCTAAAGTTATAGCGATTATCGTTGCAATAAAATAAACGTGCATAGAAGAACACGCATACAAATAAGTGTAACTAGTATGGGACAAAAACAATTGGAAGGAATTAAATTGATCTAATATGTCGAATATAAGATGCTAATGTGATTGTTAAGTTCCTTATTATTCAGATGTCATTTAATACGTTCATATATGACA
The Oncorhynchus keta strain PuntledgeMale-10-30-2019 chromosome 11, Oket_V2, whole genome shotgun sequence genome window above contains:
- the LOC118390491 gene encoding transcriptional activator protein Pur-alpha-like, which encodes MADRDSGSEQGGAATGPGVGSMHPVTGGAGSASGLQHETQELASKRVDIQNKRFYLDVKQNAKGRFLKIAEVGAGGNKSRLTLSMSVAVEFRDYLGDFIEHYAQLGPSNPDIAQDEPRRALKSEFLVRENRKYYMDLKENQRGRFLRIRQTVNRGPGLGSTQGQTIALPAQGLIEFRDALAKLIDDYGVDDEPAELPEGTSLTVDNKRFFFDVGSNKYGVFMRVSEVKPTYRNSITVPYKVWSKFGNTFCKYAEEMKKIQEKQREKRACEMQQQEETHADDADED